One region of Gaiellales bacterium genomic DNA includes:
- a CDS encoding 6-phospho-beta-glucosidase, with product MAVIGGGSTYTPELIEGFGLRRDVLPVEELVLHDIDEQRLEIVGGLAGRILRKLDFPGKLTLTTDRREAIAGASFVLVQLRVGGLQARLRDETIPPEFGCIGQETTGPGGFAKALRTIPVVLGIADDTARLGADGAWLLDFTNPAGLVTQALADHGHHAIGLCNIPIGFQRSLAKQLGVEPSQVQLEHVGLNHLSWERRVLVDGVDRLPELVDMYADQLGEEVDLPGDLVRLTRSIPSYYLRYFYLTGEVLEKQRTARSRADEVMEIERNLLEMYSDPDLDVKPKLLEQRGGAFYSEAAAMLLESLHTDRGDVQVVNVRNGGAIPNLADDAVVEVACRIDASGATPLPVEPLAPEMLGLVEQVKAYERLTVAAAVSGDRDLALKALMANPLSSDYRVAKPLLDALLEGNREYLPAFFPSDEPGPG from the coding sequence GTGGCGGTGATCGGAGGCGGGAGCACCTATACGCCCGAGCTGATCGAGGGCTTCGGGCTGCGCCGCGACGTCCTCCCGGTGGAGGAGCTGGTGCTCCACGACATCGACGAGCAACGGCTCGAGATCGTCGGCGGGCTGGCCGGACGGATCCTTCGCAAGCTCGATTTCCCGGGCAAGCTGACGCTCACGACCGACCGCCGGGAGGCGATCGCCGGTGCCAGCTTCGTGCTCGTGCAGCTGCGCGTCGGCGGGCTGCAGGCGCGCCTGCGCGACGAGACGATCCCGCCGGAGTTCGGCTGCATCGGCCAGGAGACGACCGGGCCGGGCGGCTTCGCCAAGGCGCTGCGGACGATCCCCGTCGTGCTCGGCATTGCGGACGACACCGCGCGGCTGGGAGCGGACGGCGCATGGCTGCTCGACTTCACGAACCCGGCCGGCCTGGTCACCCAGGCGCTCGCCGACCACGGCCACCACGCGATCGGCCTCTGCAACATCCCGATCGGCTTCCAGCGCTCGCTCGCCAAGCAGCTCGGCGTCGAGCCGTCGCAGGTGCAGCTCGAGCACGTCGGCCTCAACCACCTGTCATGGGAGCGCCGCGTCCTCGTCGACGGCGTCGACCGGCTGCCGGAGCTCGTCGACATGTACGCCGACCAGCTGGGCGAGGAGGTCGACCTGCCCGGCGACCTGGTGCGCCTGACGCGGTCGATCCCGTCGTACTACCTCCGCTATTTCTATCTGACCGGCGAGGTGCTCGAGAAGCAGCGGACGGCGCGATCGCGCGCGGACGAGGTGATGGAGATCGAGCGCAACCTGCTGGAGATGTACAGCGATCCGGACCTCGACGTGAAGCCGAAGCTGCTCGAGCAGCGCGGCGGCGCGTTCTACTCCGAGGCGGCGGCGATGCTGCTCGAGTCGCTCCACACCGACCGTGGCGACGTCCAGGTGGTGAACGTCCGCAACGGCGGCGCGATCCCGAACCTCGCCGATGACGCCGTGGTCGAGGTCGCCTGCCGCATCGACGCGAGCGGCGCCACGCCGCTGCCGGTCGAGCCGCTCGCCCCGGAGATGCTCGGCCTGGTCGAGCAGGTGAAGGCGTACGAGCGCCTGACCGTTGCCGCGGCGGTCAGCGGCGACCGCGACCTGGCGCTGAAGGCACTGATGGCGAACCCGCTGTCGTCCGATTACCGGGTGGCGAAACCGCTGCTGGATGCGCTGCTCGAGGGAAACCGGGAGTACCTGCCCGCCTTCTTCCCGAGCGACGAGCCCGGGCCGGGCTGA
- a CDS encoding polysaccharide deacetylase family protein: MSMRVALTVDTEHPDHPAAQGNLERQLDELARRDARATFFVQGRWAASNPALARRIAESGHAIGNHSKSHAPMDMLTDEGIAASLRDAEDMIVRASGVNPRPWFRCPYGDGADDPRVLAAIERAGYRHVGWDVDTNDWEPGRTPAEMIVTVLDGVRANGDGAIVLTHSWPDVTAAAIGELVDRLHGDGSVLVGVDELG; the protein is encoded by the coding sequence ATGAGCATGCGCGTTGCGCTGACGGTCGACACGGAGCACCCGGATCACCCGGCCGCCCAGGGGAACCTGGAGCGCCAGCTCGACGAGCTCGCGCGCCGCGATGCCAGAGCCACGTTCTTCGTCCAGGGGCGCTGGGCCGCGTCGAATCCGGCGCTCGCCCGGCGCATCGCCGAATCGGGGCACGCGATCGGCAACCACTCGAAGTCCCACGCGCCGATGGACATGCTGACGGACGAGGGGATCGCGGCGTCGTTGCGCGACGCCGAGGACATGATCGTCCGTGCGTCCGGCGTCAACCCCCGTCCCTGGTTCCGGTGCCCGTATGGGGACGGTGCCGACGACCCGCGCGTCCTCGCCGCGATCGAGCGGGCGGGCTACCGCCACGTCGGCTGGGACGTCGACACGAACGACTGGGAGCCCGGGCGCACGCCGGCGGAGATGATCGTCACGGTGCTCGACGGCGTGCGCGCGAACGGCGACGGTGCCATCGTGCTGACGCACAGCTGGCCGGACGTGACGGCCGCCGCGATCGGCGAGCTGGTCGACCGGCTGCACGGGGACGGGAGCGTGCTGGTGGGGGTGGACGAGCTTGGCTAG
- a CDS encoding SIS domain-containing protein, which translates to MKSLGKFPDRFVAEIAGQPEAVRRAGRALEVQAPAVGRLRESVESGGLIVFTGMGSSYDACYPVVTTLAGRGVDCWMLDTAELLHFRMAALRPGGLLVCVSQSGESAELVRLVEQLPQPRPILATVTNGPSNTLAHAADIPLDTGAGEEHGPSTMTFAAALAVLDAVTGDPPVERAAREMERLLAEPDALAERLAAWIDGRPTLALVGRGSARAAAEMGALTLKEAARFPAESLQAAQFRHGPLELAGPRLAVMVIATEPRTRDLELGLARELGGAGAAVLVVSQDGEAPDGCESVAVGPLEEGLAAAAATIPAQLLAWRLARSRGLTPGEFAIAGKVTTRE; encoded by the coding sequence GTGAAATCGTTAGGAAAGTTTCCTGACAGATTCGTCGCGGAGATAGCGGGCCAGCCCGAGGCGGTGCGGCGGGCGGGGCGGGCGCTCGAGGTTCAGGCGCCCGCGGTCGGCCGCCTGCGCGAGTCGGTCGAGTCCGGCGGCCTGATCGTCTTCACCGGCATGGGCAGCTCGTATGACGCCTGCTACCCGGTCGTCACGACGCTGGCGGGCCGCGGCGTGGACTGCTGGATGCTCGACACGGCCGAGCTGCTGCACTTCCGCATGGCGGCGCTGCGACCGGGCGGCCTGCTGGTCTGCGTCAGCCAGTCCGGCGAGAGCGCGGAGCTCGTTCGCCTGGTCGAGCAGCTGCCGCAGCCGCGGCCGATCCTGGCAACGGTCACGAACGGGCCGTCCAACACCCTGGCGCATGCCGCCGACATCCCACTCGACACCGGCGCGGGCGAGGAGCACGGCCCGTCGACGATGACCTTCGCCGCAGCCCTCGCGGTGCTCGACGCGGTCACCGGCGATCCACCGGTCGAGCGCGCGGCGCGTGAGATGGAGCGGCTGCTCGCCGAGCCGGACGCCCTCGCCGAACGGCTGGCGGCGTGGATCGACGGCCGCCCCACGCTCGCACTGGTGGGGCGCGGATCGGCTCGCGCAGCGGCCGAGATGGGGGCGTTGACACTGAAGGAGGCAGCCCGCTTCCCGGCTGAGTCGCTCCAGGCCGCGCAGTTCCGCCACGGACCGCTCGAGCTCGCCGGCCCCCGGCTCGCGGTGATGGTGATCGCCACGGAGCCGCGCACGCGCGACCTCGAGCTTGGCCTGGCCAGGGAGCTTGGGGGTGCCGGCGCGGCGGTGCTCGTCGTGAGCCAGGACGGCGAGGCGCCGGACGGCTGCGAGTCGGTCGCCGTCGGGCCGCTCGAGGAGGGCCTGGCCGCCGCCGCGGCGACGATCCCGGCGCAGCTGCTCGCATGGCGGCTCGCGCGCTCCCGCGGCCTGACCCCGGGAGAGTTCGCGATCGCGGGAAAGGTGACCACGCGGGAATGA